The Burkholderia mayonis DNA window CGAAAGAGGCTCTCGGACGCGTAGATGTTGCCCACGCCGACGACGATGTCGCCCGAGAGCAGCGCCTGTTTGACCGACACTGTGCGTCCGCGCGTGCGCTTGAAGAGGAGCGCACCCGTGAACGCGGGCGAGAACGGCTCGACGCCGAGGCTCGCGAGAAGCGGATGCGCCTGCACGTCGCCCGCGTCGCGCGGATGCCAGAGCACCGCGCCGAAGCGGCGCGGATCGCGAAAGCGCAGCACGAACTCGTCGAAGATCCAGTCGACGTGATCGTGCTTCGCGGGCGCGGGCGGCAGCGCGTCGTTCGGCAGCACGCGCAGCGTGCCCGTCATCCCGAGATGGACGATGAACCATCCGGCATCGACTTCGAACAGCAGGTACTTGCCGCGCCGCTCGACGTTCAGCACCTCGCGCGCCCTCAGCAATTCGGCGAAGCCGGCGGGCACGGGCCAGCGCAGCATCGCGGTGCGCACGTCGACGCGCTTCACGCGCCGCCCGGCGACGAACGGCTCGATGCCGCGGCGCGTAACCTCGACTTCCGGCAACTCTGGCATGTTTTACGGGTCTCTAATCTGGCTAATGGCGATTGTGCGCGTATTGTAGCGAGCGCGTTACAATCGGCTGAAACATCGAACGGATTTCCATGACTTTGTCCTCGAAGCTGTCCCAGAAGCGCCCAGCCGCGACGCGCGGCCCGCGCGCCGTCCCGGTGCGCCGCGCGATCGGCGCCGCGCTCGTCGCGGCGTGGACGTTCGCTGCGTTCCCCGCTCACGCGCAAGACGATGCAGGCGACGACGCCCCTCAGGCCACGTTCGCGCCGACGCTGCCAGAAGAGCAGAAGGATCTGCCGAACGTCGCGCTGACGAGCCAGATCGTCTATCAGGTGCTCGCGGCCGAAGTCGCGCTGCAACGCAATCTCCCGGCACCCGCCTACCAGACCTACCTCGCGCTCGCGCGCGACACCCGCGATCCGCGGATGGCGCAGCGGGCGACCGAGATCGCGCTCGCCGCACAGAGTCCGGCCGATGCGCTGACCGCCGCGAATCTGTGGCGCGAGTATTCGCCGAGCTCGCCCCGCGCCGCGCAGGTCGACGCCGCGCTGCTCGTGCTCGGCGGCAAGCCGGCCGACGCGCAGCCGATGCTCGCGCAGGAGCTCGCGCGCGCGACGGGCGAGAACCGCGGCGAAGCGATCATCGCGCTGCAGGCGCTGCTCTCGCGCGGCCCGAATCGCGTCGGCGGCCTGACCGTGCTGCAGGATCTGCTGAAGAACGACATGAACCGGCCCGAGGCGCGGCTCGCGATCGCGCGCCAGCAGCTCGCGACCGACGACAAGGACGGCGCGACGCAGTCGCTGAAGGAAGCGCTGCGGATCAAGCCCGATTACCTGCCGGCCGCGCTGATGCTATCGCAGATGGGACCGAACGAGCGCGCGGCCGGGGTAGTGTCGTTCGAGAAGTTCGTCCAGCAGAATCCGAAATCGCGCGACGGGCGCCTCGCGCTCGCGCAGCTCTATCTCGCCGACGACCGCCTCGACGACGCGCAGAAGCAGTTCGAGGCGATGCGCCGGAACGATTCGAGCGACCCGACGCCGCTGATGGCGCTCGCGCTCATCAAGATCCAGCAGAAGCACCTCGACGACGCGAGCACGTACCTGAAGCAGTACGTGAAGGTCGCTCAGAAGAAGCCGGGCGCGGACGTCGGCCAGGCTTACGTCTATCTCGCGCAGATCGCGCTCGACCAGAACAACGAGACG harbors:
- the mutM gene encoding bifunctional DNA-formamidopyrimidine glycosylase/DNA-(apurinic or apyrimidinic site) lyase gives rise to the protein MPELPEVEVTRRGIEPFVAGRRVKRVDVRTAMLRWPVPAGFAELLRAREVLNVERRGKYLLFEVDAGWFIVHLGMTGTLRVLPNDALPPAPAKHDHVDWIFDEFVLRFRDPRRFGAVLWHPRDAGDVQAHPLLASLGVEPFSPAFTGALLFKRTRGRTVSVKQALLSGDIVVGVGNIYASESLFRAGIRPTTAAGRVSLPRCERLAEAVRATLADAIERGGSTLRDFVGSNGESGYFQLDCSVYDRAGEPCRVCGTPIRQIVQGQRSTYFCPNCQR
- a CDS encoding tetratricopeptide repeat protein, whose amino-acid sequence is MTLSSKLSQKRPAATRGPRAVPVRRAIGAALVAAWTFAAFPAHAQDDAGDDAPQATFAPTLPEEQKDLPNVALTSQIVYQVLAAEVALQRNLPAPAYQTYLALARDTRDPRMAQRATEIALAAQSPADALTAANLWREYSPSSPRAAQVDAALLVLGGKPADAQPMLAQELARATGENRGEAIIALQALLSRGPNRVGGLTVLQDLLKNDMNRPEARLAIARQQLATDDKDGATQSLKEALRIKPDYLPAALMLSQMGPNERAAGVVSFEKFVQQNPKSRDGRLALAQLYLADDRLDDAQKQFEAMRRNDSSDPTPLMALALIKIQQKHLDDASTYLKQYVKVAQKKPGADVGQAYVYLAQIALDQNNETLAAQWLDKVDESSQQYVPAQVTRAQLLQKQGKAEEARKLLANLQVSDPRDAAVIARTDASILFTSKRYKEAADRLAQAVEDFPDDPDLRYDYAMASEKIGQYTTMEQQLRLLMRAQPDNPQAYNALGYSLADRNLRLQEADTLIEKASSLAPNDAFIMDSLGWVKYRLGDMTGAAKILKRAYDLQPNAEIGAHLGEVLWKAGAQDEARATWRAAQKLEPDNDTLVQTLKRFQVNGL